The Juglans microcarpa x Juglans regia isolate MS1-56 chromosome 8D, Jm3101_v1.0, whole genome shotgun sequence genomic sequence tcttttctaaaaataaaagagcgAGTTTCATAGGACCAACAGTACGTGAGAGCACGTGGTGCTAGGTTATGGCGTGCGGCCTCTAGCTTTCTCGTGACGGTGTCACGTGGCAACGTAGGCAGTGGGACCCACTAATTATCGCTCACCCCACCtccaataaattaattaattaaaaacttgaaaaaaaaaaggggttagTGGAGTGGAGGGGCATGTGCTGTCCTTTCCAAACTGACCTGTCGCTCATGGGTCTCTGTTGGGGGAAATCTTCTGCTGACGTGGCGGACTCACGTGCTGTCCAGAGAGTTGTTTGCTTTTTGGTTGGTCCTAGAAGTGGAAACGTGGCCCCACATACGAGGGGACAAGTGTCTCAATCGACTGTGCCAGCAGCTCAGATTCGGAAAGCTACCTTCTCCGTTTCCCGTATGGATAGCTTTCGACtttttgagtgagagagagagagagagacaccaTTTTAAGCACAAATGAAGGACCACGTGGTCCTCGTCCATTTCAATGAGCATATGTTTTTGCTAGTTTGGACTTCGTGTCTTCTACTGAGTTTGGGCTCTTTCCATTGTGGGTACGAACTTGATGTTTGCTTTTGTTTCGGCCCTgggtttgtttttgttgatgGCCTATAGCTTAACATGTAGTATCTCATtagaaaaattcattttatcagtttttatttatcatttcacactttatgaaaaatactcatatcttataaaaaatacataccatatgaaaaaactataaatgTAAAGTGTGAGAGCGAATAATAACTGATACATAACATTCCTCGTCTCGGTTAAGAAAAGTAACCATGGAATTCAATGTTattttaagaggaaaaaaaatctggatTATCCTACCTTTCTTGCCCAAATTCTATGACTTAAGTGGAAGAGAGATAGACATATAAAATAGACTCCACAACATTTATAGTTGCTCGAATAAATTGCTTGGACAGTATTGAATGCTCAATAAATATTGCAGAGCCTATTTCAACGTCTTATCTCTCTCCCAGTCTAGGCCTTAGAGTTCGTAAAAGACTCTAGGGGATCTCTATCCAAAAAATTATATCCCTTACAATAATTCTAATGGACTTCAATTGTAAACttaactactttttttttttttaaataaagagaaatctacaaataaattttacaaaaaataagtttaaaaactGACGTTGCTTGATATCATATATCATATCTACTTCataataaaaagagttttgtAATATGACATACTACATTTAACTATGCCAATTTGTAAAGTTCCTCATGTAAAATTTATGTGCAGATCCAATACTTCTCCTTTAAAATATAGGCTCAGACATGGCATGAGTATTATGAGTTTTTACAAATGGTATATACACCAAACCCAATTAGAAATGTGTGACATGAGCCATGCCaccaataataaaatgaaagatcAATAACAAGTTCTTTTAACATATAGACACAGGTGTGACTTGAGTATTCCTTGAATTGATAGGCTTGAGAGTTCCTTGAATCAGTACATAACAAGTAGCATAATCTCTAAAATGGGAGGAAACTGCTGAAGAAATATGATGCATATTTTTCTGTAATTGGATATTAAAAGGATAGGGTAGTCTTGCTTTCCACATGCTGAATAACTGCCATGACAAACAGATTTTGTTATCCTCATTCACACTCGTTGATatgaaaagtttttaagttGTAGACATATATGAAGTCCTTTCAAAAGTGCCACATTAACAAAAtctgaaatgaagaagaaagtagctaaagaaaaaagaacatcaATACAAGACCAATTTAAGAACAAACGGGAATAGCACAAATTCTGCTGAGTCAATTTATATACTTGCCAGCAAAATGAACTGAATAATAAATCAACAATATATACTGCTTTCATGAGAGAAAAACAGTTTATAACTTGAGAAGAATGGCCCAAAAAAAGGgtaaataagaaagaaaaaaagaatggaacAGGTAGGCGGGATTAACCCTTTAAGAACATACCTCAGTTTGATTCATTACAACTCACTTTCTGAAACATAACGGAGCTAACAACATCCTTTACAAAGATACAAAAGCATTCTCGGCAAGAATTAGGCATTAGAGTGGACTTGTGGAGCTGCTGAATATGTTCAGTGTGGCGGCACACTGAGCTTGGGAAAGGGTGAACCCCAGACATACGGTGCTCTAAACCACATGCAGCCAAGATAGTATGAGTGGCAAGCCTTGCAATTTCCTTAAAAACATGAATTCCtgcataaaaaataacttcCAAGTAAATCTCCGGCATTCAAGTCACAAATATCTTTTTGTCTAATGTACTGAAAAGTGCTTCAAATCCATCTAAACCAAACTAATAAACATGAGAAAGTCACATACATGTGATAACAAGGCGTTGGTCAAGGGGCAGTGCTCATAGGGTAGGTCAGTTGTTCAACTATTATAAGGTGTACCAAATTTAGCACAAGAAAACGATGTCATATCCTAAACATTGGTATTATGAAAGAGGTTGAAGATCATTAACTAAGCTCCCAATACAAGAATCTTGCATCAGGTTTACAAGGACAACCCTAGGAAGAAGATCAAGTGTATCCAAATCACCAATCCAATATGTTTCACAATTACTAAAAGATTTAAGATATTATGAAAGAGGTTGAAGATCATTAACTAAGCTCCCAATACAAGAATCTTGCATCAGGTTTACAAGGACAACCCTAGGAAGAAGATCAAGTGTATCCAAATCACCAATCCAATATGTTTCACAATTACTAAAAGAtttaagatattataaaaagaaaccTGCACTTCAATAGGACCTACGCCCTTGaatgataataaaatgagataaatacaTCCTTTGCACCACAAACTACCAAAATTGACACATTTGCACCCTTAAATTACCAAAAACTGACACTTAGCAGCCTCCTTTAAGATCCAATTGTCAAGATATTACTATGTCAATGAGGATGCAAAGCGGCAGTTTTTGGTAGTGTGATGATGTTGTAAAGGTTTTGGTTGGTTTGTGATGCAAAATGCAAAAGCCTGATAGTTTGAAGGTGAAAAGTGTACTTTTcctgataaaatttaaatcaatttGCATTGACTAACCCCATAATCACCTACCAACTCTACCATAAATGAATATACAGTAACAGTAAAACATAAGATAGAAAACTAAGTTCGAAGATAATCATACCCAACTTTTTGTCTCTGCTTAGGAGCTTCAAGTTGAGCTTGACAAGAGTTCTAATCTCACTTTTGGCTTCATCATCTTTAACTGCATTGCTTTCAGTAAGATCCTTTCCAGATCTAACTCTCTCATTCGAATAATCTACCTCACCAGGCACAGATGTACTGAGATCTGTTTTGGCATATAGTGAATCAGCAACTCTTGGCATCGACCCAACCAAACTCATTGAACAAGTAGATTCATTGTCCTTGTCAGTGAAATTTAATGAGGCTCCATTTACATATCCCTGTAACAGTCGTGATCCATTTTTAGCACAGACATTACCTTGAATACCTGACCATTTATTTCTAGAGAACGAAGATTTGAAAGATGCTAGGGAATGCGTTGCTGCGACACCCTCACTCTCACTAGATTCTACAGTTTCTTTAGTAGTGACACTACTCTGCTTCTGCTTTTTTACCTTACCAGATTGACAATTTCCAATATCTTTTTCAGGAGAATAACGATCATAATGCTTCTTCATAGCAATTCTTCCAACATCCTCGGCtccaaattgtttatttttcaatgaATGAAAAGTTGAACAACTACTGGGTGCATCTTTTGCAGCTTTTCCTGTGCTGGAATGAAGTTTTGAAACCTGATTAGTACAACTGGGTTTTTCAAGATTATGCTGTATGGATTTTGCTTTAAACAACATTTTCCATGCCTTATCAATGTCATGCGAGCTTCTGTTGTGCCCAGAACTTCCAGGAAAACTAGCCTCAGTTGTCAATTGCTGACAACTTGTGGAAGATGATGAATTTTGTTGATCTGATCTTTCATGCGATATTGCCCTGATGTTCAATTTTTGGCCACTTCCGCAGCCAGGTTTAGATGAAAGGGAAGAGAAGCTCAATGACCCATTACGGAAGGCATGCCAATTTTCACGAAGTGCCTGGATATGACTGTGCACGTCACGACAACGTTGCAATGTTCTTGCACCTGACTGGGTTGTTCCATCAGCAACATTCTGAAGTGTTCTTGCAGCAGGGCCATTTACTTCCACTACAATGCTGTTTCCCCTATCTGGGGCAACAGGAGGTGACAGCAGGTTTAGATTTGAAGATTTTGTGGCCTCTCTGGCAACTGCTGGGCTATTTGGTTCTCTTACGATATTAAAGATAGTAACATGCTCCTCAGGAGTTGGTATTACTTTTTCACTGTCACTATCAGCATGCATTTCCCTATTGACAAGTTGCGTTCTACAGACAGTACAGTCATGGCAAAACCAATCACCTTCAGGAACGGTAAAACCCAAGCCTACACAGTACGTATGAGAAGCTGAATCACAAAGATCACAAAGTAATAGAAGACTGTCATCAGTCATTTGATGGCATATGCTACATAAAACTTGTGAAAAAGGATCAGAAGGCCCAGCTGTTGTGTTTCCATAAGGAGTGTAAATCTACAAAACAAGCATAAATTGGTATGGAAGATTTGACTCAAGCTAAGTTGTATGGAAAGATGGCATATGATAGATAAGATAACTGAAATTTCACTACACATAATAGTCAGGATAACCTCACTCAAGgtaaaagaaaacaacaggTTTAACTTGTGATACCTTTTGTGACCTGATTACATTTCAATCAAGTGCAAACCAATATCTAAGTTTTAGGAAATGTGATACAATTATATTGACATATATAAACTGGAATTAGATACAAACACATTTGATAAATACTGAGAACTCTTGATAAAGGAACAAAGTCATGCCGTCTGTTCTGTACTTCTCATTGAGTCTTTGCACCTATTTTCTTTTACTCTTGCTAACTGCCATTTCCTTCTTGGGGTCAATATGAAAGATGCGGTTCATAcaataataaacttaatttgaataaattttctTTGAAGTTGTTATGATTGTTATTAGCATCTTGCATAATCTTTGCACAAgcttttcaatcaaagctttaATTTGGAGCTTTTTTAAAAAGAGGGTTTTCAACCTTTTTTATGTgcttaaaatttgttttataaatttaccaaacataCCGTTTCTTCTTCAAAAGAGCTTTTAACTTGTTAAAAGtacttttcaaactttcaaactcaAATCCAAACGGGTACTTAGTAGTAATAATCTTAACGCTAGTTACATTGTGCTTGCGTGGAGCTACAATACTCTTGCCTCAAAACGCAAATCACTCAACGCTTCATTAATCAAAATTGCTAAAATTCATTGAGAACATTCACCACAAACATTAGAACGCCAAAATAAAGATAAGATCCTAaataacccctaggggttggctcaagtgataaaggccttgggcttgggggtaggCCCCCCacaggtccaaggttcaaatcccctcaggtgcaaacaatctctaggggccatcggactggggaaattttttcttgaattaccCGAAGTGCACTTGCAAGAAACTCCTTcttgagggcctgtgcacccttgGGATTAGTTGGGAAATAGTTCCCGGATAcctagtgccaataaaaaaaccaaagaacCTAAATGAGCCCAAATAAAGACTTAGGccatgtttgggaagtgagatgagttatatcaaaacttttcaaaatttcttttccaaacatcactcaaacacaaaaatacttatcaatttcaaatcttcaactttttcatctaattattacgtaagcattacaactttcccaaacttccaaataaaaaaaaaaaaaaaaaaacataattttttcaaatttcaaaacaaaaataatattcaaacaattttttaactttataatatttttattcaactttttctctccttttccaaaacccaataaaacatcttaactcaaatcatttcagtACCATTAACAAACCATTTCACTTCTATTCATAGAAttgtcatctcatctcatttcccaaaCATTCCCTTACACtccaaaatcctaaataaaTCAGTGAAATATCTTTGATTCACAAAGAATTGCGGAAAATTAATTATCTGTCCTCATATAAAACCTAACAACTATGCCCTGATGCCATGTCATAAACTGGAGTTCTACTAAGGCTCACCAGAGCCAAATTGATAAATACTGACAACTCTCCAAAAGGGAACAAAGTCAAGCCCATCTCTTAGAGCACTTTACATTGAGTTTATGTACATGTCTTCTTTTACTTTTGCTAACTGTCATTTCTTTTTAGGAGATTAATATCAGCGATGTGGTTCATACAGTAATAAGCCTAATTCGAATAATTCGTATGGGCAAAAATAGTTA encodes the following:
- the LOC121243607 gene encoding uncharacterized protein LOC121243607 encodes the protein MRYIMATDSDDSSFPFPNKRRKTLSSTSKSKIQDNPNHSHFEAQEQLQWPANSNSPCMICLSDSAKSIRGIIDCCDHHFCFVCIMEWAKIESRCPICKRRFSTIHRPFKDGVFYRERVVKVPARDQIYTPYGNTTAGPSDPFSQVLCSICHQMTDDSLLLLCDLCDSASHTYCVGLGFTVPEGDWFCHDCTVCRTQLVNREMHADSDSEKVIPTPEEHVTIFNIVREPNSPAVAREATKSSNLNLLSPPVAPDRGNSIVVEVNGPAARTLQNVADGTTQSGARTLQRCRDVHSHIQALRENWHAFRNGSLSFSSLSSKPGCGSGQKLNIRAISHERSDQQNSSSSTSCQQLTTEASFPGSSGHNRSSHDIDKAWKMLFKAKSIQHNLEKPSCTNQVSKLHSSTGKAAKDAPSSCSTFHSLKNKQFGAEDVGRIAMKKHYDRYSPEKDIGNCQSGKVKKQKQSSVTTKETVESSESEGVAATHSLASFKSSFSRNKWSGIQGNVCAKNGSRLLQGYVNGASLNFTDKDNESTCSMSLVGSMPRVADSLYAKTDLSTSVPGEVDYSNERVRSGKDLTESNAVKDDEAKSEIRTLVKLNLKLLSRDKKLGIHVFKEIARLATHTILAACGLEHRMSGVHPFPSSVCRHTEHIQQLHKSTLMPNSCRECFCIFVKDVVSSVMFQKVSCNESN